One Candidatus Sulfurimonas baltica DNA segment encodes these proteins:
- a CDS encoding type I restriction endonuclease subunit R: protein MINEDQVEQLALEWFKELGYDYLLGYDIAPDSSDPQRGNYQEVLLSHRLQTALTKLNPRLPMSAIDEAIHLLKKPQHATLIQNNRAFHQMLLQGISVEVKNGDEARGEVVKLIDFHDVNANDFLVVNQYTIKGTKGNRRPDLVVFINGLPISVLELKNPADTNADIFKAYNQLQTYKDEIEDLFVYNEALVVSDGINARIGSLTATDERYMYWRTIKDETDKPQLEYELDTLIKGFFEKEHILDYIQSFVLFEDDGKNIIKKIAGYHQFHAVREAIHSVVEASTSGSKRGGVVWHTQGSGKSISMACFAGKLTKQPEMKNPTLLIVTDRNDLDGQLYATFSSAKMLLGQEPIQVDSVSELREILKDKPSGGIIFTTIQKFGLKKDESRFPILSDRDNIVVIADEAHRSQYGFDAMLDSETGQFKYGYAQHLRDAVPNATFIGFTGTPIESVDKDTRSVFGDYISIYDIEDAVKDGATVPIYYESRLAKLDLDAEVLKEIDADVGELVVDEELNDKEKFKSKWSALEKLVGSEPRIQQIAKDLVEHFEDRVATIDGKGMIVAMSRQIAVDLYDAIVALRPQWHDEDPTKGAIKIIMTGSASDETKLQKHIYSKQTKKDLERRIKDPDDELKLVIVRDMWLTGFDAPSLHTMYIDKPMKSHNLMQAIARVNRVFKGKNGGLVVDYIGIANELKAALKTYTGANGKGSGTVDVAEAFAEMLKRLDIVSNMYHGFDYGEYSTKAHMLLAPAANHILGLEDGKKRYLDEVLALTKAFSLCGTLDEAKEHKEEIAFFQAVKAVIQKIGVVTGKKKDTNGAIKQIIDNALISEGVEDIFSLVGLEKPNIGILSDEFLEDIAHMKHKNLAVELLEKLLSDQIKAQNRTNVVQEKKFSDRLKATLSNYHNRAIETAKVIEELIQMAKDIAEAAKHGAELGLNFDELAFYDALAENESALREMGDDILKQIAQELTSKLRSSVSVDWQRRESVRAKMRNIIRMILKRFKYPPDKTAEAMDLVMKQAEVLSDEWSK from the coding sequence ATGATAAATGAAGACCAAGTAGAACAACTAGCCCTAGAGTGGTTCAAAGAGTTAGGATATGATTACCTTTTAGGCTATGATATAGCTCCAGATAGTAGTGACCCTCAAAGAGGCAACTACCAAGAGGTGCTTTTATCTCACAGACTTCAAACAGCCCTGACAAAGTTAAATCCTAGACTTCCTATGAGTGCTATAGATGAAGCTATACACCTACTAAAAAAACCACAACACGCAACCCTAATCCAAAACAACAGAGCTTTTCATCAAATGCTACTTCAAGGTATATCTGTAGAGGTGAAAAATGGGGATGAAGCTAGAGGTGAAGTAGTCAAACTTATAGATTTTCATGATGTAAATGCAAATGACTTCTTAGTGGTAAACCAATACACCATTAAAGGTACTAAAGGCAACAGAAGACCTGATCTAGTTGTGTTCATCAATGGACTACCTATATCTGTACTAGAGCTAAAGAATCCAGCAGACACCAATGCAGATATTTTCAAAGCATACAATCAACTACAGACATATAAAGATGAGATAGAGGATTTGTTTGTCTATAATGAAGCTTTGGTTGTCAGTGATGGAATTAATGCTAGGATTGGCTCACTCACAGCTACGGATGAGCGTTACATGTATTGGCGAACTATTAAAGATGAGACAGATAAGCCACAGCTGGAGTATGAGCTAGACACTCTGATAAAAGGCTTTTTCGAGAAAGAGCATATCTTAGACTACATTCAAAGTTTTGTATTATTTGAGGATGATGGCAAGAATATCATCAAAAAGATTGCAGGGTATCATCAGTTTCATGCAGTGCGAGAAGCTATTCATTCTGTCGTAGAAGCTTCAACTAGTGGAAGCAAGAGAGGTGGTGTTGTTTGGCATACACAAGGTTCTGGAAAGTCTATAAGTATGGCTTGTTTTGCAGGAAAGCTCACGAAACAGCCTGAAATGAAAAACCCAACACTATTGATTGTTACAGATAGAAATGATTTAGATGGTCAACTCTATGCTACATTTTCAAGTGCTAAGATGCTGCTAGGTCAAGAACCAATCCAAGTAGACAGTGTCAGTGAACTACGAGAGATACTAAAAGACAAACCATCTGGTGGGATTATATTTACTACTATTCAGAAGTTTGGACTCAAAAAAGATGAGAGTAGATTTCCAATTCTTAGCGATAGAGATAACATAGTAGTCATTGCTGATGAAGCGCACAGAAGCCAGTATGGATTTGATGCCATGCTAGATAGTGAGACGGGTCAGTTTAAATATGGCTATGCTCAACACCTAAGAGATGCCGTACCTAATGCTACATTTATAGGATTTACTGGAACCCCTATTGAGAGTGTAGATAAAGATACAAGAAGTGTATTTGGTGATTATATTAGTATCTACGACATCGAGGACGCTGTAAAAGATGGTGCTACGGTTCCAATCTATTATGAGAGCAGACTTGCTAAGCTGGATTTGGATGCAGAGGTGCTCAAAGAGATTGATGCAGATGTCGGCGAACTCGTAGTTGATGAAGAGTTAAATGATAAAGAGAAGTTTAAGAGCAAGTGGAGCGCATTAGAAAAGCTTGTTGGTTCTGAACCAAGGATACAACAGATAGCAAAAGACTTAGTGGAACACTTTGAAGATAGAGTTGCCACTATTGACGGCAAAGGTATGATAGTTGCCATGAGTAGACAGATAGCAGTGGATTTGTATGACGCTATAGTTGCTCTAAGACCACAGTGGCATGACGAAGACCCAACTAAGGGTGCTATTAAAATCATTATGACTGGTTCAGCTAGTGATGAAACTAAACTACAAAAACATATCTACTCTAAACAAACGAAGAAAGATTTAGAGAGAAGAATCAAAGACCCTGATGATGAATTAAAGCTGGTTATTGTTAGAGATATGTGGCTTACTGGATTTGATGCACCAAGTCTTCACACTATGTACATTGACAAGCCCATGAAGTCTCATAACCTAATGCAAGCCATAGCGAGAGTCAATCGTGTCTTTAAAGGTAAAAATGGTGGGCTTGTCGTTGATTATATTGGAATTGCTAATGAACTCAAAGCTGCACTTAAAACCTATACTGGAGCCAATGGTAAAGGCAGTGGAACTGTAGATGTAGCAGAAGCATTTGCTGAGATGTTAAAGAGACTAGATATAGTGAGTAATATGTACCATGGTTTTGATTATGGAGAATATTCAACCAAAGCACATATGCTATTAGCTCCAGCAGCCAATCATATACTTGGTCTTGAAGATGGTAAGAAAAGATATTTGGACGAAGTACTTGCCCTTACAAAAGCTTTTAGTTTATGTGGAACTTTGGATGAAGCTAAAGAACATAAAGAGGAGATAGCATTCTTTCAGGCTGTGAAGGCTGTAATACAAAAAATCGGAGTGGTAACAGGTAAGAAAAAAGATACCAATGGAGCCATTAAACAGATAATTGATAATGCTTTAATATCTGAGGGTGTGGAAGATATATTTTCTCTGGTTGGATTAGAAAAGCCAAATATTGGAATCTTATCTGATGAGTTTTTAGAAGATATCGCTCACATGAAGCACAAGAATCTTGCTGTAGAGCTGCTAGAAAAACTACTGAGTGACCAGATAAAAGCTCAAAATAGAACCAATGTGGTACAAGAGAAGAAATTTAGCGATAGGCTCAAAGCTACGCTAAGCAATTATCATAATCGCGCAATAGAGACTGCCAAGGTTATAGAAGAGCTAATACAGATGGCGAAAGATATTGCTGAAGCTGCAAAGCATGGAGCAGAGCTAGGGCTAAATTTCGATGAACTAGCTTTCTATGATGCACTTGCTGAGAATGAATCGGCACTTCGAGAGATGGGTGATGATATACTCAAGCAGATAGCGCAAGAGCTAACTAGTAAGCTCAGAAGCAGCGTAAGTGTGGATTGGCAAAGAAGAGAATCTGTAAGAGCTAAGATGAGAAATATCATACGAATGATACTCAAGAGGTTTAAATATCCACCAGATAAGACGGCAGAAGCGATGGATTTGGTTATGAAGCAAGCGGAAGTTTTGAGTGATGAGTGGAGTAAGTAG
- a CDS encoding SixA phosphatase family protein, which translates to MKKLYIIRHAKSSWKNSSLSDFDRPLNKRGITDAPLMGKVLKGKKVSPDAIISSPALRAKTTAQIISKKLNFNKHIIYDENIYEANVDTLMNVVKRANKEDSIVFIFGHNPGLNMLAESLVGLHENIPTCGVVELEFACKKWSEISPENAKLISFDYPKKYK; encoded by the coding sequence ATGAAAAAATTATACATAATCAGACATGCAAAATCGAGTTGGAAGAACTCTTCATTGAGTGATTTCGACAGACCTTTAAACAAAAGAGGCATAACAGATGCTCCATTAATGGGCAAAGTACTCAAAGGCAAAAAAGTATCTCCGGATGCAATAATCTCTAGTCCGGCACTAAGAGCAAAAACTACCGCACAGATAATCTCAAAAAAGCTTAATTTCAATAAGCATATTATCTATGATGAAAATATATACGAGGCTAATGTCGACACTCTGATGAATGTTGTAAAAAGAGCAAATAAGGAAGATAGTATTGTTTTTATTTTTGGCCACAACCCGGGGCTGAACATGTTGGCTGAAAGTTTGGTTGGTTTGCATGAAAATATTCCTACATGTGGAGTGGTAGAGCTTGAGTTCGCTTGTAAAAAATGGAGTGAGATTAGCCCTGAAAATGCGAAACTGATATCTTTTGACTACCCCAAGAAGTATAAATAA
- the yaaA gene encoding peroxide stress protein YaaA codes for MANYKVKQGNDIGKFVPDKFYKDRFSYQLDLYLGKSEILDLRAGYYDKFYKVTKPYTTLKFLKDGKTVSHWAKAYRGLVLRAVAQNNINSMKEFMAMEIEGLSVAEIVVVKNKTEIVYNITN; via the coding sequence ATTGCTAACTATAAAGTTAAACAGGGAAATGATATTGGCAAGTTTGTTCCTGACAAGTTCTATAAAGATAGATTCTCTTATCAACTGGATTTATATCTTGGTAAAAGTGAGATTTTAGACCTTCGTGCTGGATACTATGATAAATTCTACAAAGTCACAAAACCATATACGACTCTGAAGTTTTTAAAAGATGGCAAGACGGTTAGCCACTGGGCAAAGGCATACAGAGGATTGGTGTTAAGAGCAGTTGCGCAAAATAATATTAACTCGATGAAAGAGTTTATGGCTATGGAGATAGAAGGACTGAGTGTTGCAGAGATTGTGGTCGTAAAAAACAAAACAGAGATTGTTTACAACATAACAAACTAA
- a CDS encoding TrmH family RNA methyltransferase: protein MQDSKEYLDKKAYFEKIITLYGRNVVIEVLQDETIEIHKLHMSNSNKTDGAVETILSLAKKRGIAVTYHEKNALSRISKNAKQDQGVAIDIVANSYKNAKEIKNLKSFKLLALDGIQNPQNLGMIIRSCAGGYVDGIVLPKKSSAKISPLVIKASAGTLFKLPIYYCNTLDEVLKDLEDTKIYLLSSHAKSSIYDVQKSDRSIFVLGNESDGVSKEVEKLCNDSISIPMNRGVESLNVAVTASLIAFMK, encoded by the coding sequence TTGCAAGATTCAAAAGAGTATTTAGATAAAAAAGCATATTTCGAGAAAATCATAACGCTCTATGGAAGAAATGTTGTTATAGAGGTTTTACAAGATGAGACTATTGAAATTCATAAACTTCACATGTCAAACTCAAATAAAACGGATGGTGCCGTGGAAACTATATTATCTCTTGCCAAAAAAAGAGGGATTGCTGTAACTTACCACGAAAAGAATGCACTTAGCAGAATCAGCAAAAATGCAAAGCAGGATCAGGGTGTCGCAATAGATATTGTTGCGAACTCTTATAAAAATGCAAAAGAGATAAAAAATCTCAAAAGCTTCAAACTTCTCGCTCTTGACGGGATTCAAAACCCTCAAAACCTCGGAATGATAATCCGTTCATGCGCCGGCGGATATGTTGACGGAATTGTTTTACCTAAAAAAAGTTCTGCAAAAATATCTCCACTTGTTATAAAGGCGAGTGCCGGAACACTCTTTAAACTTCCAATATATTACTGCAATACTCTTGACGAGGTTTTAAAAGATTTAGAAGATACGAAAATCTATCTCCTCTCTTCACATGCTAAGAGTAGTATATATGATGTGCAAAAGAGCGACAGGTCAATATTTGTTTTAGGGAATGAGAGTGACGGTGTTTCAAAAGAAGTTGAAAAACTTTGTAACGACTCAATCAGCATTCCCATGAACAGAGGCGTTGAGTCATTAAATGTTGCGGTTACCGCTTCTCTGATAGCTTTTATGAAATAA
- a CDS encoding PKD domain-containing protein produces the protein MKINKLYIGVFLILGLLAIGLVFSKKNDTNSGKVPKISTLKEVVVNEIQDVNVTDVLTPTEIIVEPFVEVENVVAETTQLVSPIKKVAKKAVKAKSSFKAEQITHKGKKYLTVESPYTERVWLDRNLGASKVCSSYKDESCYGDHYQWGRSSDGHQNASSTTASEQATDVNMAGVSFITTSTSPYDWTESDNSGKQRATNWSKADGTSVCPVGYRVPTIVELESETTGSSKGMPNNKAAYANFLKFPSAGNSFYGAGSSGNMGSSGFVWSSDSNGSLSGALHFSSSAAYIGYDARALGYSVRCIQDKTLPTASKTANAGVDQTVMDGTTVKLTASGGSNSKGTIASYMWKENAKVLSTKKSFSKSDFSLGVHNITLTVVYKDGTSSSDKVIVTVVEFISKTITHQNLEYKTLLSPHTKRVWLDRNLGAIRVCKALYDKSCYGDYYQWGRNSDGHQKGKSFKTSLMSTDLKSAGNNFITDYGKNSYDWTVLDSDGRLRSENWSKTDGSSICPVGYRVPTLAELRGETISISNAKSNNTELYKSFLKFPSSGFRSGESGSLDGRGSYGVVWSSSAKGAYSSALHFSSNDADIGNLNRADGATVRCIGE, from the coding sequence TTGAAAATAAATAAGCTATACATTGGAGTGTTTTTAATTCTTGGCCTGCTAGCTATTGGTCTTGTATTTAGTAAAAAGAATGATACTAATAGTGGTAAAGTTCCAAAAATAAGTACTTTAAAAGAAGTGGTGGTCAATGAAATACAAGATGTTAATGTGACTGATGTACTAACGCCCACAGAGATTATAGTGGAGCCTTTTGTAGAGGTAGAAAATGTTGTTGCTGAAACTACTCAGCTGGTTTCTCCAATAAAAAAAGTGGCTAAGAAAGCAGTTAAAGCTAAATCATCTTTTAAAGCCGAGCAGATAACTCACAAAGGAAAAAAGTATTTAACAGTTGAGTCGCCGTACACAGAGCGTGTTTGGTTAGACAGAAATTTGGGGGCATCTAAAGTATGTTCATCTTATAAAGATGAATCTTGTTATGGAGATCACTACCAATGGGGCAGAAGCAGTGATGGACATCAAAACGCCTCTAGCACTACGGCATCAGAACAAGCAACGGATGTAAATATGGCCGGAGTCAGTTTTATAACTACATCAACCTCCCCCTATGATTGGACAGAGTCAGATAACAGCGGAAAACAAAGAGCTACAAACTGGTCCAAAGCAGACGGTACTTCAGTATGCCCGGTTGGGTATCGTGTCCCAACCATTGTTGAATTAGAATCTGAAACTACAGGAAGTTCAAAAGGTATGCCAAACAACAAAGCTGCTTATGCTAACTTTTTGAAATTTCCATCTGCTGGAAACAGCTTTTATGGCGCAGGCTCATCAGGCAATATGGGCTCTAGTGGTTTCGTATGGTCAAGTGATTCTAATGGCTCTCTTTCAGGGGCTCTGCACTTTAGCTCTAGTGCTGCTTATATCGGATACGATGCTCGTGCACTAGGTTATAGCGTTCGCTGCATCCAAGATAAGACATTGCCGACTGCATCTAAAACAGCAAATGCTGGAGTTGATCAAACAGTTATGGACGGAACAACAGTGAAACTAACCGCCTCGGGAGGCAGTAACAGCAAAGGAACTATTGCAAGCTACATGTGGAAAGAAAATGCAAAAGTGTTGTCTACTAAGAAATCTTTTTCAAAATCAGACTTTTCATTGGGAGTTCACAATATAACGCTAACTGTTGTTTATAAAGATGGGACTTCTTCCTCAGATAAGGTTATTGTAACGGTAGTGGAGTTTATTTCCAAAACAATTACTCATCAAAATTTAGAATACAAAACTCTACTGTCTCCACATACAAAGCGTGTTTGGCTTGATAGAAACTTGGGTGCTATTCGAGTGTGTAAAGCTCTTTATGACAAATCATGTTACGGTGACTACTATCAATGGGGGAGAAATAGTGATGGACATCAAAAAGGTAAAAGTTTTAAAACATCACTTATGTCTACTGATTTAAAGAGTGCAGGTAATAATTTTATAACTGATTACGGAAAGAATAGTTACGACTGGACAGTATTAGATAGCGATGGAAGATTAAGAAGTGAAAATTGGTCTAAAACAGACGGAAGTTCTATTTGTCCAGTTGGGTATCGCGTGCCAACCTTAGCAGAGCTAAGAGGTGAAACAATAAGTATTTCAAATGCAAAGTCAAACAACACGGAATTATATAAGAGCTTTTTAAAATTCCCATCTTCTGGTTTTAGAAGTGGTGAAAGTGGGTCATTGGATGGTCGCGGTTCATATGGCGTAGTGTGGTCAAGCAGTGCGAAAGGTGCTTACTCCAGCGCTCTTCACTTTAGCTCAAATGATGCTGATATTGGTAATTTGAACAGAGCCGACGGGGCTACAGTTAGGTGTATAGGAGAATAG
- a CDS encoding metallophosphoesterase, producing MKISILHLSDLHFKKDNNKIIEKETLLFDAFKNEISQYEHLFITITGDIAYSGLKEEYALVKSFLNRLENRIFAYNKKIKIEYIFCAGNHDCDFSIPQKARNMLIENIIKAPLETDDELVEVCTSVQKQYFDFIKEFSSYKNINETLSNKLISRYEYSLSEYNIAFNSFNTAWVSKLPEKQSEIIYPLNYIKSDEIIDANFSLTFSLLHHPFHWLKHSNMRDFKEYVDSLSDIILTGHEHSDSATQRENIYNGNKTEHIEGGTLQDSYDEGQSKFNLILLDLANKKHDILIFDWQGDHYSKTKNESIDVHTNNKCLFPLKQNYKEKIASLGLKVNHPRKDNVILEDLFVFPDLKIIDIQKNKKNSFLEISSEQLSKQTNLGLNILYGSDNSGKTTLAHMLQFIYKQKGLVPIIINGKDFRSGDYEENKIALLIKRIFKLQYLDDKKNVDLFEQTDVNEILLIIDDFQNVRLNSAFKGVAIDSILKLNYKNVLILSSEILKFEATSESNLAMSLQDFTHYQILEFGHRLRDKLITKWIRLGQETEIENSELVGKRRTKANAINQTIGLNIVPSHPVYLLTLLQAMEVNDTSLDKSSYGHYYHYMILQYLNSDKNKVMEHKDINTIFTYTSTLAFNMFQDRNYSYTLGELNGFDNDYRKDIDFEPTFNILEKLIKSNVLIEYENEYKFSHKYIYYYFVGHYFSQNTDDYEITSIIKKMTERLYRTEFANILMFILHLSPKTNIIEMLNNEARKIFSDIAEFSFANEELVNINACIKEDTSHRLSQRTFDESRDIELSEKDEEAELKRQIYLDDQFDVNYDEEIQQLDFFKKINLAFKLIEILGEIVKNYSGSLKGNIKSELIKNTYGVGLRSLKTIILLFEEEHDNLVDAITKVITKKKMIAEDKINEAVYGIVFGLASSISTDIVKRISKSIASKDLKKTYKRISEEQPENIAYQLIKLAIDLDFASGLNVKNIEQLHKKLSLEKNTLTDSSLKKLVLDHLYMFESPISEKTSICKKLGIEVGESKNKLIQHHR from the coding sequence TTGAAAATATCAATTCTCCATCTTAGCGATTTACATTTTAAAAAAGACAATAATAAAATAATAGAAAAAGAAACACTACTATTTGATGCATTTAAAAATGAAATCTCACAATACGAACATCTCTTCATCACAATAACAGGGGATATAGCATATTCTGGTCTTAAAGAAGAGTATGCCTTAGTTAAAAGTTTTTTAAACAGACTAGAAAATAGAATATTCGCATACAACAAAAAGATTAAAATTGAATATATTTTTTGTGCCGGTAATCACGATTGTGATTTTAGTATTCCTCAAAAAGCGAGAAATATGTTAATAGAAAACATAATCAAGGCTCCACTAGAAACAGATGATGAACTTGTAGAAGTTTGTACCTCTGTGCAAAAACAATATTTTGATTTTATAAAAGAATTCTCATCATATAAGAATATAAATGAAACATTATCAAACAAACTAATATCTAGGTATGAATATTCGCTGTCCGAATACAATATTGCTTTTAATTCTTTTAATACTGCATGGGTTTCAAAACTACCAGAAAAGCAATCAGAAATTATCTATCCTCTTAACTATATAAAATCTGACGAAATTATTGATGCGAATTTCAGTCTAACATTTTCATTACTTCATCACCCTTTCCACTGGTTAAAACACTCAAACATGCGCGACTTTAAAGAATATGTAGATTCTTTATCTGATATTATCTTAACTGGGCATGAGCACTCTGACAGTGCGACTCAAAGAGAAAATATTTATAACGGGAATAAAACAGAGCATATTGAAGGCGGAACACTGCAAGACTCTTATGATGAAGGACAAAGCAAATTTAATTTAATATTGCTAGATTTAGCGAATAAAAAGCATGACATACTAATTTTTGATTGGCAAGGCGACCATTACAGTAAAACAAAAAACGAAAGTATTGATGTTCACACAAATAATAAATGTTTATTTCCATTAAAGCAAAATTATAAAGAAAAAATTGCTTCTTTGGGATTAAAAGTAAATCATCCAAGAAAGGATAATGTTATTCTTGAAGATCTTTTTGTGTTTCCGGATTTAAAAATTATAGATATTCAAAAAAACAAAAAAAATTCTTTTCTTGAAATATCTTCTGAACAATTATCAAAACAAACTAATTTAGGTCTCAATATTCTTTACGGTTCTGATAATTCCGGCAAAACGACTCTTGCACATATGCTGCAATTCATATATAAGCAAAAGGGCTTAGTTCCCATAATTATAAACGGAAAAGATTTTAGAAGTGGTGATTATGAAGAAAATAAAATTGCGCTTTTAATAAAAAGAATTTTTAAATTGCAATACTTAGATGATAAAAAGAATGTCGATTTGTTTGAACAAACAGATGTTAATGAAATTTTATTAATAATAGATGATTTTCAGAATGTAAGATTAAATAGTGCTTTTAAGGGTGTGGCAATAGATTCTATTTTAAAGTTAAATTATAAAAATGTTTTAATCCTATCTAGTGAAATATTGAAATTCGAGGCTACTTCGGAAAGTAACTTAGCCATGTCTTTACAAGACTTTACACACTACCAAATTTTAGAATTTGGACATAGACTACGAGATAAATTAATAACAAAATGGATTAGGCTGGGACAAGAAACAGAAATAGAGAATAGTGAGCTAGTAGGTAAACGCCGAACAAAGGCTAATGCTATAAATCAGACAATTGGATTGAATATAGTGCCTTCACATCCTGTTTACCTCTTAACCTTGCTTCAAGCTATGGAAGTAAATGACACCTCTTTGGATAAAAGTTCATATGGACATTACTATCACTATATGATTTTGCAATATTTAAATAGTGATAAAAATAAAGTTATGGAACATAAAGATATAAACACCATTTTTACTTATACATCAACTTTGGCATTTAATATGTTTCAAGATAGAAACTATTCATATACGCTTGGGGAACTTAATGGATTTGACAATGATTATAGAAAAGATATTGATTTTGAGCCAACATTTAATATACTTGAAAAATTAATTAAATCTAATGTATTAATTGAATATGAAAATGAATATAAATTTTCACATAAATATATTTATTATTATTTTGTAGGGCATTACTTTTCTCAAAATACTGACGATTATGAAATAACTTCAATTATAAAAAAAATGACAGAAAGACTTTATAGGACAGAATTTGCAAATATTTTAATGTTTATATTACACTTATCTCCTAAAACGAATATTATTGAAATGTTGAATAATGAAGCGAGAAAAATATTTAGTGATATTGCTGAATTTTCTTTTGCAAATGAAGAGTTAGTTAATATTAATGCTTGTATCAAAGAGGACACTTCGCATAGGCTAAGTCAGAGAACTTTTGATGAGTCAAGGGACATAGAACTGTCTGAAAAAGATGAAGAAGCAGAACTAAAAAGACAGATTTATTTAGACGACCAGTTTGATGTTAATTATGACGAAGAAATTCAGCAACTTGATTTCTTTAAAAAGATAAACTTAGCTTTCAAATTAATAGAAATACTTGGAGAAATAGTTAAAAATTACTCCGGTTCTCTAAAAGGAAATATTAAAAGCGAATTAATAAAAAATACATATGGGGTAGGGCTTAGAAGTTTAAAAACAATAATACTACTTTTTGAAGAAGAGCATGATAATCTCGTTGATGCGATAACAAAGGTAATTACAAAGAAAAAAATGATTGCGGAGGATAAAATTAATGAGGCAGTATATGGTATAGTTTTCGGACTGGCATCTTCTATATCTACAGATATTGTTAAAAGAATATCTAAATCAATAGCTTCAAAAGACTTGAAAAAAACATATAAAAGAATATCTGAAGAGCAACCAGAGAACATAGCCTATCAATTAATAAAACTTGCTATTGATTTAGATTTCGCAAGCGGGTTGAATGTAAAGAATATTGAGCAGCTTCATAAGAAACTTTCATTAGAAAAAAATACACTAACCGATTCATCATTAAAAAAACTGGTATTAGACCACTTATATATGTTTGAATCACCAATTAGTGAAAAAACCTCAATTTGTAAAAAGCTAGGAATTGAAGTAGGTGAATCCAAAAACAAGTTAATACAGCACCATAGATAG
- a CDS encoding AEC family transporter — MSSIIYSILGIYIFIVIGYVAKMSFKDAIDDKTITLINVYFLQVFLTFWGLLIHPVDVTLLYAPSIYLAIVVIVLLVSVVVANKLFKDPKEYSIATVAAIIGNTGNLGIPLNIAIFGEESIPYTTVINLVNVFIVYTIGVYFYSRGTFDAKTSLKNIVKLPVLWAATIAIILSAYSYKPNEVIMTTLTMGAYASMTMQLFLFGIYMYGTKIKEISKSLVIWVMSFKFLILPAITLLVLYSIDLEPMIKGIIFLELMMPLAIANVNLASLYECKPKVVTALVFISSVIFLGAIFFGVRVLAYL; from the coding sequence ATGAGTTCAATAATATATTCAATTTTAGGTATTTATATCTTTATAGTTATCGGCTATGTTGCTAAAATGAGCTTCAAAGATGCCATTGATGACAAAACCATAACACTTATTAATGTATACTTTTTACAAGTTTTTTTAACTTTTTGGGGTCTTTTAATTCACCCTGTTGACGTAACGCTTCTTTATGCTCCTTCTATATACTTAGCAATTGTTGTAATTGTTTTGTTAGTCTCAGTAGTTGTTGCAAATAAACTTTTTAAAGACCCCAAAGAGTACTCAATTGCAACAGTTGCGGCGATAATAGGTAATACAGGAAATTTGGGAATCCCTCTGAATATAGCTATATTTGGAGAGGAATCCATCCCATACACTACAGTTATAAATCTTGTCAATGTATTTATAGTATATACAATAGGTGTTTATTTCTATTCACGCGGAACTTTCGATGCAAAGACTTCACTTAAAAACATAGTTAAACTACCTGTTCTTTGGGCAGCAACTATAGCCATAATTTTAAGTGCTTACAGCTATAAACCAAACGAAGTCATTATGACCACACTGACCATGGGTGCTTATGCCTCAATGACTATGCAGCTCTTTTTATTCGGTATATACATGTATGGAACTAAAATAAAAGAGATAAGTAAATCTTTGGTAATTTGGGTTATGTCGTTTAAGTTTTTGATTTTACCGGCTATAACACTCTTAGTTCTTTACTCCATTGATTTGGAGCCTATGATAAAAGGGATAATTTTCCTAGAACTTATGATGCCCCTGGCTATTGCAAATGTAAACCTTGCCTCACTATATGAGTGTAAACCAAAAGTTGTAACTGCTCTAGTATTTATCTCTTCTGTTATTTTTCTCGGAGCAATATTTTTTGGTGTAAGAGTTTTAGCTTATCTATAA
- a CDS encoding thioredoxin family protein: MQTIENIKKLIEENLAVMVYFSAPTCNVCHALKPKLLEAIDANFSEFKIVSVDTSLDQEIATRFSVFAIPTVLVFLDGREFLRKSRHMSVDEVVREIKRPYDIMTS, translated from the coding sequence ATGCAAACAATTGAAAATATTAAAAAACTTATAGAAGAAAATTTGGCGGTGATGGTTTATTTCTCAGCGCCTACATGTAATGTGTGTCATGCTTTAAAACCTAAACTGTTAGAGGCAATTGATGCCAATTTTAGCGAGTTTAAAATAGTGAGTGTAGATACATCTCTAGACCAAGAGATAGCAACTCGCTTTAGTGTTTTTGCCATTCCAACAGTTTTGGTTTTTCTAGATGGAAGAGAATTCTTGAGAAAATCCAGACACATGAGCGTTGATGAGGTTGTAAGAGAGATAAAACGACCTTACGACATTATGACTTCATAA